Part of the Aquimarina sp. MAR_2010_214 genome is shown below.
TGCGCCTCTATTTCTTGCCCTCAGTTATTAAACAAAGCGTTCACTGCTCAAAATGTGGATAGTGAATTAGAAAAATTAGCCATTGACTTCATTAATGATCCAAAACGTAATACAATAACTTCTAATAGTCTTCAACTTTCTAAAATATTTACCTGGTTTGCAAAAGATTTTAAAACTGAAGGTTCTTTAATTCATTTTTTAAATAAATACTCCAAAATTGCTATTAATACTAATGCAAAAAAAAGCTTCAAAAAATACAATTGGAGTTTAAATGAATAGTAAAATGTTATGGTATTTTATTCATTTCTTACCTGAATTTTTTATTCTGAAAAAAATTAGAGAAAATAAGTAGTTCATTATGGCTTTTCAAAAAGTTAAAGTTAACCTAAAAAAACTATCTCTAATACTAACCGAAACACTTAATAAACCACAAACCCTTTTCATCGTTAAACATTAAAAAACAGTTGTTTATACTTATTTTTCAATCATAATCCTCATGCTTACCCTATATTTTTTATTCTTGGTTATGAATTCAAAAATCAACTGAAACTAAATTTTACCTGTAAGTTCATTTCCTGATTTTCTACTAAAAACATAAATCTTAAAAGAAGAATTAATAAAAATTAAATAATAACCATTCTAAAACCTAAAAACATGAAAGCTCCAAAAATTATATTAGTGCTATTTGCTATACTATCAATAAATCAAATGCAATCACAAAACAGTTTTGATCACATCATTTGGGATCAAGCATTATTACTAAATGTATCTGATGATGGAAAAGTAGATTATAACGGATTTATGAGAGACAGCTCTCAATTATACCGATATTTTAAACAACTTTCTGAAAATCCACCTCAAGAAAATTGGACAAGAGAAGAGAAATTAGCGTATTGGATCAATGCCTATAATGCATATACCATAAAACTTGTAATAGATAGTTACCCTTTAAAAAGTATTAAAGATCTTGATGATCCTTGGGGTAAAAAATTCTTCAAAATTGATGGAGTATGGCATAGTTTAGGTGAACTAGAACATAAAATTTTAAGAAAATTTGGAGATCCCAGAATTCACTTTGCTATCAACTGTGCATCAATTTCTTGCCCTGTGGTATGGAACAGAGCATATACTGCCGATAACCTTAATACTGCTCTGGATCATCAAACTGAAAAGTTTATTAATGACCCTACCCGAAACACTATTACAAAAGATAAAGTCATAGTTTCGAAAATATTTACCTGGTATAAAAAAGACTTTAAAGTAAATGGTGGAAATGTTAAAGATTTTATCAATCGATATGCTTCAATAAAAATTGATAAACAATCAAAAAAAGGATACAAAGAATATAATTGGAAGCTAAATGAGCATTCAAATGAGTATCCTGCAGCAGTTGTACTAGATTAGAAAACAAAAAAGAAATAGGGTAGAGTCAAAATTAACTGTTGTGAAATAAAACAAATGTATTGTACTTTAAGTTTTATGAAATAAATTGGTTAGACAATGATCTCTTAATATCTGTTTTAATTATACAATTGGTTATCTTAAAATCAATAGAATCAGCATTCTATTAGTAAGTTCATTCTCTAATTTTCTGCTAAAAACATAAATCTTAAATAGACGAGTTAATAAAAATTAAATAATACCTATTCTAAAGTTTAAGAAAATGAAAGTTCCGAAAATTATATTAATGCTATTTGCTATACTATCAATAAATCAGATGCAATCACAAACCAATTTTGATCACACCGTTTGGGATCTACAATTACTGCTAAATGTATCTGAAGACGGAAAAG
Proteins encoded:
- a CDS encoding DUF547 domain-containing protein; this encodes MKAPKIILVLFAILSINQMQSQNSFDHIIWDQALLLNVSDDGKVDYNGFMRDSSQLYRYFKQLSENPPQENWTREEKLAYWINAYNAYTIKLVIDSYPLKSIKDLDDPWGKKFFKIDGVWHSLGELEHKILRKFGDPRIHFAINCASISCPVVWNRAYTADNLNTALDHQTEKFINDPTRNTITKDKVIVSKIFTWYKKDFKVNGGNVKDFINRYASIKIDKQSKKGYKEYNWKLNEHSNEYPAAVVLD